A window from Methylococcus mesophilus encodes these proteins:
- a CDS encoding MBL fold metallo-hydrolase encodes MKLTFIGVGSAFALQNYQSNVLVESQGRKLLIDCGSDARLALHRLGLGAEDIDALYVSHLHADHIGGIEWLGFSRYFSGGMRPELFIEKRLAEMLWERSLRGGMASVHGRSMRLDDFFSTVHRLSPGGAFRFGSLELRLFSTLHYFDCRELAPSYGLMIDVHAEGAAPEMAEPRCRIVLTTDTQFCPDRLAGLYDSADVIFQDCETAPRRSGIHAHYGELCGLPASIRKKMWLYHYQDGPLPDAAGAGFHGFVRQGQVFEF; translated from the coding sequence ATGAAGCTGACGTTCATCGGTGTCGGTTCTGCCTTTGCCCTCCAAAACTACCAGTCGAATGTCCTGGTCGAGAGCCAGGGCAGGAAACTCCTGATCGATTGCGGGAGCGACGCGCGCCTTGCCCTGCACCGGCTGGGACTGGGGGCGGAAGACATCGACGCCCTCTACGTCAGCCATCTGCATGCCGATCATATCGGCGGCATCGAATGGCTGGGCTTTTCGCGTTATTTTTCCGGCGGGATGCGGCCGGAACTCTTCATCGAGAAGCGGCTGGCCGAGATGCTCTGGGAACGATCGCTGCGAGGGGGCATGGCCTCCGTCCACGGAAGGTCGATGCGTCTGGACGACTTCTTCTCTACGGTCCACCGCCTTTCCCCTGGCGGGGCATTCCGGTTCGGGAGCCTCGAACTACGTCTTTTCTCGACGCTGCACTATTTCGACTGTCGCGAGCTCGCTCCGAGCTACGGTCTGATGATCGACGTTCATGCGGAAGGCGCTGCGCCGGAAATGGCCGAGCCTCGTTGCAGAATCGTGTTGACAACCGATACCCAGTTCTGTCCCGACCGCCTCGCCGGACTCTACGACAGCGCGGACGTCATCTTCCAGGACTGCGAGACGGCCCCGCGGCGATCCGGCATCCATGCGCACTACGGGGAACTTTGCGGACTTCCGGCGTCGATCCGGAAAAAAATGTGGCTATACCACTACCAGGACGGCCCCCTGCCCGACGCAGCCGGAGCGGGTTTCCACGGCTTCGTTCGGCAGGGACAGGTTTTCGAATTCTGA
- the alaC gene encoding alanine transaminase: protein MEEFQRIKRLPPYVFNIVNELKAKERAEGKDVIDFGMGNPDQPTPQHIVDKLIESSRKGTNHRYSVSKGIPRLRRAICNWYRGRYGVELDPDSQAIVTIGSKEGLAHLALATVGPGDAVLVPNPAYPIHPYGFVLAGADVRHVPLLPGIDFFAELEMAIKTSWPKPKMLILNFPANPTAQCVELEFFEKVVEIAREYKIWVVHDLAYADLVFDGYVAPSILQVPGAEDIAVEFFTLSKSYNMPGWRVGFMCGNRELVSALGRIKSYLDYGTFTPIQVAAIAALEGPQDCVEEIRLMYQSRRDALCKGLNDIGWPVEKPKGTMFVWARIPEQYQSLGSLEFAKKMLLDAHVAVSPGIGFGEFGDDHVRFGLIENEHRTRQAIRGVRDMMRKDNAV from the coding sequence ATGGAAGAATTTCAGCGCATCAAACGCCTGCCCCCATACGTCTTCAACATCGTCAACGAACTCAAGGCGAAGGAACGGGCAGAGGGCAAAGACGTCATCGACTTCGGCATGGGCAACCCCGATCAGCCCACGCCGCAGCACATCGTCGACAAACTGATCGAATCTTCGCGTAAAGGCACCAACCACCGTTATTCGGTGTCCAAGGGCATCCCCCGCCTGAGGCGGGCCATCTGCAACTGGTACCGCGGCCGTTACGGCGTCGAGCTCGATCCGGACTCCCAAGCCATCGTGACGATCGGCTCAAAGGAAGGCCTGGCGCATCTGGCACTCGCTACCGTAGGGCCGGGCGATGCCGTTTTGGTACCGAATCCGGCCTACCCGATCCATCCCTACGGCTTCGTCCTGGCCGGCGCCGACGTCCGCCATGTGCCGCTGCTGCCCGGGATCGATTTCTTTGCCGAACTGGAAATGGCGATCAAGACGTCCTGGCCCAAACCCAAGATGCTGATCCTGAATTTCCCGGCCAATCCCACGGCGCAGTGCGTGGAGCTGGAATTCTTCGAGAAGGTCGTGGAAATCGCCCGCGAGTACAAAATCTGGGTGGTGCACGATCTGGCCTATGCCGACCTGGTGTTCGATGGCTACGTCGCCCCGTCGATCCTGCAGGTACCGGGTGCTGAGGACATCGCCGTGGAGTTCTTCACGCTGTCCAAGAGCTACAACATGCCGGGCTGGCGGGTAGGCTTCATGTGCGGCAACCGCGAACTGGTCTCGGCGCTGGGTCGCATCAAGTCATACCTGGACTACGGCACTTTCACGCCGATCCAGGTAGCCGCGATCGCCGCACTGGAAGGCCCGCAGGACTGCGTGGAAGAGATCCGGCTGATGTACCAGAGCCGCCGCGATGCGCTGTGCAAGGGCCTCAACGACATCGGCTGGCCGGTTGAAAAACCCAAGGGCACCATGTTCGTCTGGGCCAGGATCCCTGAACAGTACCAGAGCCTGGGCTCGCTGGAATTCGCCAAGAAGATGCTGCTCGATGCCCATGTCGCGGTGTCGCCGGGTATCGGCTTCGGCGAATTCGGCGACGACCACGTGCGCTTCGGCCTGATCGAGAACGAGCACCGCACCCGCCAAGCCATCCGCGGCGTCCGCGATATGATGCGCAAGGACAACGCCGTATAA
- a CDS encoding ATP-binding response regulator encodes MSSREISPASPPNPESIEQVSQLRWFSYGLVLVAIAAMVLFSWPKLAANLFATGVSGQSFMPHGMCYLWVPQLWWLHLSTDLLIGLSYVCISATLVYLIHRARRDIPFSWVFLAFGLFIIACAVTHFMGAWTIWNASYWLSGYTKLLTAVVSVATALVLPLQVPKVLSLVEAVKLSEQRKSQLEAAHIELAEARDAALEATRLKSEFLANMSHELRTPLNAIIGYSEILAEDAEDAGREEELADLNKIRASGKHLLALINDVLDLSKIEAGKMEVYLETFEVVPMLDDVVATIAPVVAKNNNRLEVQYAEGTGSIRADLTKVRQALFNLLSNASKFTRDGVITLAVDRESVDGRDWLHFAVRDTGIGITPEQMSRLFQAFSQADASTTRNFGGTGLGLVLSRRFCQMMGGDITVESEAGVGSTFTIHLPVDGGVPEKAQAAEPGSAWSKGIPTVLVIDDDPAARDLMRRFLDQQGLRMEEADSGQEGLKLARELRPGAIILDVMMPGMDGWAVLTALKADPELAPIPVIMATILDERNLGFALGATDFLTKPIDRDYLAKVLQKYRCAHPPCPVLLVEDHADLRALMRRMLEHEGWVVEEAENGRVALERVAENRPELIVLDLMMPEMDGFSFLEELRQQEAWRSIPVIVVTAKDLTAEDRQRLNGYVEYVVNKGTRGREELLQELGDRISACLGTTA; translated from the coding sequence ATGTCAAGTCGAGAGATTTCCCCGGCGAGTCCGCCCAATCCGGAGAGTATCGAGCAGGTCTCGCAGCTGCGCTGGTTCTCCTACGGGCTCGTGCTCGTGGCGATAGCCGCGATGGTGTTGTTCTCCTGGCCGAAGCTGGCGGCGAACCTGTTCGCGACCGGCGTCAGCGGCCAGTCCTTCATGCCGCACGGCATGTGCTACCTCTGGGTGCCTCAACTGTGGTGGCTGCACCTGAGCACCGATCTCCTGATCGGGCTTTCCTACGTCTGCATCTCGGCGACCCTGGTATATCTCATCCATCGGGCCCGCCGCGACATACCGTTTTCCTGGGTATTCCTGGCCTTCGGGCTGTTCATCATCGCCTGCGCGGTCACCCATTTCATGGGGGCATGGACGATCTGGAACGCGAGCTACTGGCTGTCCGGATACACCAAGCTCCTGACCGCCGTGGTTTCGGTCGCCACCGCGCTGGTGCTGCCCTTGCAGGTTCCCAAGGTCCTGAGCCTGGTCGAGGCCGTGAAGCTGTCGGAACAGAGGAAGTCGCAACTGGAAGCCGCCCACATCGAACTGGCGGAAGCGCGCGACGCCGCCCTCGAAGCGACGCGGCTGAAATCCGAGTTCCTCGCCAACATGTCGCATGAGCTGCGCACGCCGCTCAACGCCATCATCGGCTACAGCGAGATCCTGGCGGAAGATGCCGAGGACGCGGGGCGCGAAGAGGAACTGGCCGACCTGAACAAGATCCGCGCTTCCGGCAAGCATCTGCTGGCCCTGATCAACGACGTGCTGGACCTTTCGAAGATCGAGGCGGGCAAAATGGAGGTCTACCTGGAGACCTTCGAGGTGGTTCCCATGCTCGACGACGTCGTGGCGACCATTGCGCCGGTGGTCGCCAAGAACAACAACCGCCTCGAGGTCCAGTACGCCGAAGGCACGGGTTCGATCCGGGCCGACCTGACCAAGGTACGGCAGGCGCTGTTCAACCTGCTGAGCAATGCCTCCAAGTTCACCCGCGACGGCGTCATCACCCTGGCCGTCGACAGGGAAAGCGTCGATGGAAGGGATTGGCTGCATTTCGCCGTCCGCGACACCGGGATCGGCATCACACCGGAACAGATGAGCCGTTTGTTCCAGGCGTTTTCGCAGGCCGATGCGTCGACCACACGGAATTTCGGCGGCACCGGCCTGGGGCTGGTCCTGAGCCGCCGTTTCTGCCAGATGATGGGCGGGGACATCACCGTCGAGAGCGAAGCGGGGGTCGGCTCGACCTTCACGATTCACCTGCCCGTCGATGGCGGCGTGCCGGAAAAGGCGCAGGCCGCCGAGCCCGGATCGGCTTGGTCCAAGGGGATTCCCACCGTGCTGGTGATCGACGACGATCCGGCGGCGCGCGATCTGATGCGGCGCTTTCTGGATCAGCAGGGCCTGCGCATGGAGGAGGCGGACAGCGGCCAGGAAGGGCTGAAACTCGCCAGGGAACTGAGGCCGGGCGCGATCATTCTCGACGTCATGATGCCGGGAATGGACGGCTGGGCGGTATTGACGGCGCTGAAGGCCGATCCGGAACTGGCGCCGATTCCGGTCATCATGGCCACTATTCTGGACGAGAGGAATCTGGGGTTCGCCCTCGGCGCCACCGATTTTCTGACCAAGCCGATCGACAGGGACTACCTGGCCAAGGTGCTGCAGAAGTACCGCTGCGCCCATCCGCCTTGTCCCGTGTTGCTGGTGGAAGACCACGCCGACCTCAGGGCACTGATGCGCCGCATGCTGGAGCACGAGGGCTGGGTGGTCGAAGAGGCCGAAAACGGGCGGGTGGCGCTCGAACGGGTGGCGGAAAACCGCCCCGAATTGATCGTCCTCGACCTGATGATGCCGGAAATGGACGGCTTCAGTTTCCTGGAGGAATTGCGCCAGCAGGAAGCCTGGCGTTCGATACCCGTGATCGTCGTCACCGCCAAGGATCTCACCGCCGAAGATCGCCAGCGCCTGAACGGCTACGTAGAATACGTGGTCAACAAGGGGACGCGGGGAAGGGAGGAACTGCTGCAGGAACTCGGCGACCGGATCAGCGCATGCCTCGGGACAACAGCCTAG
- a CDS encoding response regulator — protein MAKILLVEDNEMNRDMLSRRLLRRGYELVIAVDGAEGVAVAQAELPDVVLMDMSLPVMDGWEATRKLKAEDATRGIPVIALTAHAMSGDRDKAIEAGCDDYDTKPVEFDRLLAKIEALLAPRG, from the coding sequence ATGGCGAAGATATTGCTGGTGGAAGACAACGAAATGAACCGGGACATGCTCAGCCGGCGTCTGCTGCGGCGCGGCTACGAGCTGGTCATCGCGGTCGATGGTGCGGAAGGGGTGGCGGTGGCCCAGGCCGAACTGCCGGACGTCGTGCTGATGGACATGAGCCTGCCGGTGATGGACGGCTGGGAGGCGACCCGGAAACTGAAGGCCGAAGACGCGACCCGCGGTATTCCGGTCATCGCGCTGACGGCCCACGCGATGTCCGGCGACCGCGACAAGGCCATCGAAGCCGGCTGCGACGACTACGACACCAAGCCGGTCGAATTCGACCGCCTGCTGGCCAAGATCGAAGCCCTGCTCGCTCCGCGGGGCTGA
- a CDS encoding homoserine dehydrogenase yields MNPVKIGILGLGTVGGGTVNVLRRNADEITRRAGREIQVCRASTRDLSRARICDTTGIALTDDPYEIVSDPDIQIVVETIGGEFPARDLVMTALANGKHVVTANKMLIALHGNEIFAAARERGLMVAFEAAVAGGIPIIKTIREGLAGNKVEWLAGIINGTSNFILTEMWEKGRDFADVLKEAQALGYAEADPTFDIEGVDAAHKLTILASIAFGIPLQFGKVYIEGITGITADDVKYAEALGYRIKLLGIARRTPKGIELRVHPTLIPARRLIANVNGVMNAVLVKGDAVGPTLHYGAGAGAEPTASAVVADVVDVVRTLTSDPENRVPHLAFQPAAISEIPILPIEEVETAYYLRLSAEDKPGVLADVTRILATHHISIEAVLQKEMPEGESHLPVIMLTQKVAERELNAALREIETLPTIKGAVKRIRLETLG; encoded by the coding sequence TTGAACCCGGTAAAAATCGGCATCCTCGGCCTCGGCACGGTGGGCGGCGGCACGGTCAATGTGCTGCGGCGCAATGCCGACGAAATCACCCGCCGCGCCGGCCGCGAGATCCAGGTCTGCCGAGCCTCGACCCGCGATCTATCGCGCGCGCGCATCTGCGACACCACCGGCATCGCCCTGACCGACGATCCCTACGAGATCGTCTCCGACCCCGACATCCAGATCGTGGTCGAGACCATCGGCGGCGAATTCCCGGCGCGGGATCTGGTCATGACGGCGCTGGCAAACGGCAAGCACGTCGTCACCGCCAACAAGATGCTGATCGCCCTGCACGGGAACGAGATCTTCGCCGCCGCCCGCGAACGCGGCCTGATGGTCGCCTTCGAAGCCGCCGTGGCCGGGGGCATCCCCATCATCAAGACCATCCGCGAAGGACTGGCGGGCAACAAGGTCGAATGGCTGGCCGGCATCATCAACGGCACCAGCAACTTCATCCTCACCGAGATGTGGGAAAAGGGCCGCGACTTCGCCGACGTACTGAAGGAAGCCCAGGCGCTGGGCTACGCTGAAGCCGATCCGACTTTCGACATCGAGGGCGTGGACGCCGCCCACAAGCTCACCATCCTGGCCTCGATCGCCTTCGGCATCCCGCTCCAGTTCGGCAAGGTCTACATCGAGGGCATCACCGGGATCACCGCGGACGACGTCAAATACGCCGAAGCCTTGGGTTACCGCATCAAGCTGTTAGGGATCGCCCGCCGCACCCCCAAAGGCATCGAACTGCGGGTCCACCCCACCCTGATCCCGGCGCGCCGGCTGATCGCCAACGTCAACGGCGTGATGAACGCGGTCCTGGTCAAGGGCGACGCGGTCGGGCCCACGCTGCATTACGGCGCCGGCGCCGGGGCCGAGCCGACTGCCTCCGCCGTGGTCGCCGACGTCGTCGACGTGGTTCGCACCCTGACCTCCGATCCGGAGAACCGGGTCCCGCACCTGGCCTTCCAGCCCGCCGCGATTTCCGAGATCCCGATCCTCCCGATCGAAGAGGTCGAGACCGCCTATTACCTCCGGCTCTCCGCCGAGGACAAGCCCGGCGTGCTGGCCGACGTGACCCGCATCCTCGCCACCCACCACATCAGCATCGAGGCCGTGTTGCAGAAGGAAATGCCGGAGGGCGAGAGCCATCTCCCGGTGATCATGCTGACGCAGAAGGTCGCCGAACGCGAGTTGAATGCCGCCCTGCGGGAGATTGAAACCCTGCCGACCATCAAGGGCGCAGTGAAACGTATCCGGCTCGAAACCCTGGGTTAA
- the thrC gene encoding threonine synthase, translated as MTMTTRYTGLIERYRARLPVGADTRIIRLGEGNTPLIRLENLPRILGKSIELYVKYEGLNPTGSFKDRGMTMAVTRAVEEGSRAIICASTGNTSAAAAAYAARAGITAFVLIPDGKIAMGKLAQAMMYGSVVIQIKGNFDDGMRLVKEVAREAPVTIVNSINPYRLQGQKTAAFEIVDELGRAPDYHCLPVGNAGNITAHWIGYSEYACGGRDCVTEACAFCSGECRFVTGGPVSTSRPKMVGYQASGSAPFLRGHMVDHPETVATAIRIGHPQSWDQAWQVSRESGGWFDECSDEEILAAQKLLTENEGVFCEPASATSLAGALRDIRSGKIPEGSTVVLTLTGNGLKDPDTAIGQCTQKPLTIEAELDSVKRAILDVL; from the coding sequence ATGACTATGACGACACGCTACACCGGCCTCATCGAACGCTACCGTGCCCGCCTGCCGGTCGGCGCCGACACCCGCATCATCAGGCTGGGCGAAGGCAACACGCCGCTGATCCGGCTGGAAAACCTCCCCCGCATCCTGGGCAAGAGCATCGAGCTCTACGTGAAATACGAGGGGCTCAATCCCACCGGCTCGTTCAAGGACCGCGGCATGACCATGGCCGTGACCCGCGCGGTCGAGGAAGGCAGCCGGGCCATCATCTGCGCCTCCACCGGCAACACCAGCGCCGCCGCCGCCGCCTATGCCGCGCGCGCCGGCATCACCGCCTTCGTACTGATCCCGGATGGCAAGATCGCCATGGGCAAGCTGGCCCAGGCCATGATGTACGGCTCGGTGGTGATCCAGATCAAGGGCAATTTCGACGACGGCATGCGGCTGGTCAAGGAAGTAGCACGAGAAGCGCCGGTTACCATCGTCAACTCGATCAATCCCTACCGGCTGCAGGGCCAGAAGACCGCGGCCTTCGAAATCGTCGACGAACTCGGCCGGGCACCGGACTACCACTGCCTGCCGGTCGGCAACGCCGGCAACATTACGGCGCATTGGATCGGCTACAGCGAATACGCCTGCGGCGGCCGCGACTGCGTGACCGAAGCCTGCGCGTTCTGCAGCGGCGAATGCCGCTTCGTGACCGGCGGCCCGGTCTCGACCAGCCGGCCGAAGATGGTCGGCTATCAGGCCAGCGGCTCGGCGCCGTTCCTGCGTGGCCACATGGTGGACCATCCGGAGACGGTGGCAACCGCCATCCGCATCGGCCATCCGCAAAGCTGGGACCAAGCCTGGCAGGTCAGCCGCGAATCCGGCGGCTGGTTCGACGAATGCAGCGACGAGGAAATCCTGGCCGCCCAGAAGCTGCTCACGGAAAACGAAGGTGTCTTCTGCGAGCCGGCCTCGGCGACCTCCCTGGCCGGCGCCCTGCGCGACATCCGGAGCGGCAAGATCCCCGAAGGCAGCACGGTGGTGCTGACCTTGACCGGCAACGGCCTGAAGGACCCCGACACCGCCATCGGCCAGTGCACCCAGAAGCCGCTCACCATCGAGGCGGAGCTGGATTCGGTCAAGCGGGCCATTCTCGACGTACTCTGA
- the murU gene encoding N-acetylmuramate alpha-1-phosphate uridylyltransferase MurU has protein sequence MKAMILAAGRGERLRPLTDHTPKPLLPAGGRPLIEHTLEALVHAGLADIVINLAHLGRQIRERLGDGGRFGARIQYSDEGAHALETAGGIRQALALLGPEPFIVVNGDIGTDYDFSRLRREPSGDAHLVLAPNPPHHLQGDFRLDGGSVTPPGDGAQTFTFAGIGAYRPELFASLPPGRAPLAPLLRQAMAAGRISGELHSGFWLDIGTAERLGAYDRWLRTRERRPARPMPAV, from the coding sequence GTGAAAGCCATGATCCTCGCCGCGGGCCGGGGCGAGCGCCTGCGTCCGCTGACCGATCACACCCCGAAACCCCTCCTGCCCGCAGGCGGCCGCCCATTGATCGAACACACGTTGGAGGCGCTGGTACACGCGGGACTCGCCGACATCGTCATCAACCTCGCTCATCTCGGCCGGCAGATCCGCGAACGACTCGGCGACGGCGGGCGCTTCGGCGCCCGCATCCAGTACTCCGACGAGGGCGCCCACGCGCTCGAAACCGCCGGCGGCATCCGTCAGGCCCTGGCGCTGCTGGGCCCGGAGCCGTTCATCGTCGTCAACGGCGACATCGGCACGGACTACGACTTCTCCCGCCTGCGCCGCGAACCGTCCGGCGATGCCCATCTCGTGCTTGCGCCCAACCCCCCCCATCATCTGCAAGGCGACTTCCGCCTCGACGGCGGCAGCGTGACGCCGCCAGGCGACGGCGCCCAGACCTTCACATTCGCCGGGATCGGCGCGTACCGGCCGGAACTGTTCGCTTCGCTCCCGCCGGGACGGGCGCCGCTGGCGCCGCTGCTCAGGCAGGCCATGGCCGCCGGCCGCATCAGCGGCGAGCTGCACTCGGGCTTCTGGCTGGACATCGGTACGGCGGAGCGGCTCGGTGCTTACGACCGCTGGCTCCGCACCCGCGAACGGCGACCGGCACGGCCCATGCCGGCCGTTTGA